The following nucleotide sequence is from Kineobactrum salinum.
GGTATCTCGGTCATGGCCTCGACGGTCCGGGGCAGGGGCTCTGGTCCGGTCTCCTGGGCGCTGGCATAGCCACAGCAGGCCAGCGTCAGCATCATTGCAAACAGCTTCAATTGCGTAATCACAACGGGGACACTCCCGAAATCAGTTGATGAACCTACAGTGTAGGTTTGCTAACATACGCTGTAGGTTTTAAGTTGTCAACGAGGCTGATGTAATGCCCAGACCCGGATTGAGTTGCGACAGGATCGTCAGCGCTGCGATACAGATTGCCGATGAGCAGGGCCTTGATGCGGTCACATTGCGCGGAATTGCCAAGCGGTTGCAGGTACATGTCACCTCGCTCTACAACCACATACCCACAAAAGAAGAGCTGTTTGTCGAAATGAGCACGGCATTGATGGCGGAGGCCGATCTGCCGGTTGGCGAAATCACCTGGCAGGACTGGATCCGGGTATTTGCCAGCGAGATCCTGGTGCTCGCCCGGCGCCACCCTGGGGCATTTCAGCTGCTCCAGCAAGGCCCGGCTCAAGGTGAGGGGGTGATGCAATCACTGGAATCGGCAATTGCGGCTTTCCAGGCGGACGGATTCGATACGGTATCGACGGATTGCGCGATTACGACG
It contains:
- a CDS encoding TetR/AcrR family transcriptional regulator — protein: MPRPGLSCDRIVSAAIQIADEQGLDAVTLRGIAKRLQVHVTSLYNHIPTKEELFVEMSTALMAEADLPVGEITWQDWIRVFASEILVLARRHPGAFQLLQQGPAQGEGVMQSLESAIAAFQADGFDTVSTDCAITTVSVAVLGMVLDDLRSDLKPEVEKHLSQLPRDRFPHIHRLLAVSGEADSFGFLVEVLVAGIAANRNNGRLCR